CCAGAACGATATATTTGCGAGACTCAACAATCTCTGAAAACAAATATGAATTCAACGATTCTAACATACAGGGCGTACTATAAATGCGGtcttaacacaaaaaaattaagggGTGGTCAATGACCTTCGTGCCGTTACAAAGTTCCCTTCTTCTTCccctttataagcaattctgcttgttcattggcggatagATACTtatatggaaggttgtcactccatcttttgcgcggtcggccgatacttcttctaccaccgattggtgatttatctcttgttatTTCAACTATACGTGTCTTCCGCATTCTGCTTTTGTggttattccattttttttttctatttaatgtccattcgtttatacactgtacgttacattgtgtTCTAATATCTTCGATCTCTCTGtttatttcctgtaattcttctcagtactctcatctctgccgtttccagtagtctttgtgttgtggctctATCGGGTCtagtttctgatgcatatgtcattattggtgtCTTACACTAGTTTTACAAATTCTTGATTTCATTTCAGCGTTAATATATTGGTTTCGTCATATAATGTTATTAAGACATCCtgtcagtctatttgctttttgtacttaatTTCTCACTTCTTTATCCAGCTCTTCGtagcttgacaatgtaattccaagtttttttatttccattactcgttcaatactgataccatcaatttctattgtacacctggttccaaaaaaaactgatacgactcttgacgcgtattttgtagaaaattgagcagtgtattttgaaggataaatacttaatatttacatactgtcaatgtcactgccaaatcttaaaatttgtcagatagcttattctgttccacggttattagactttattattaatactttctccgcaactgagggtatcttatcaactgtaggGTAAGGTGGGGTAATGGCGTACACTTAAAGATAATtagaatttattttattattagacgacattaaaattttaaacctaagcaaAAATGAAGAACACATGTTAGTCtacaaattttgattaaaaaaactttttaaaattacaatacaaaattaaaaatatacatataaaaaaagttgTCACTGTCCGGTATTACCCTCTATGTTGGGGTAATGACGGACACCTTTTACAAACAAAAGTcgcaaataaattttttgtcttttGGAGAGTTAGAACATGCCTTGTGTGCCCAATGACCACAATACACACATCTTAGCCAAAGTTCACTGTTCTTGCCAAATTCTCCACACAAAATGCAAATGTCTTCGGTAATGTTCTTGTCCCTAACATCGTCATCATCCTCTATCTCactttctccttcttcacatatTTTATAGTTTAAGGCAATTTTTGTTCGCTTTGATTTTTGTCTTAATGTAGACCCCTCCTGTGTCATAAATACATTTCTTTTAGCCTTATCTGATTTGATTGTtgtctttttatttttcttctcttcttttttttctagCTCTTCTTTTAGCGGTGTTGACGTAAATACAATAGAGTGTTGCTTGTTTGCCTTATTTTGTCTCTTTACAACATTTTCGTGAGAACAAGATGGTAGAGGAATTATCTCGGCAAAGGaaacattttttaattctgcCTCATTCACACTACTATTTTTTTCAGGGGTAGTCTCATTTGTTTTGAGTAGTTTTTCTGCTTGGGTAGGTTCTTGAAGTGCATCAGAAACAGTGGATTGAAGGGTTTCTGCAGGAGCAAAGTCTTCATCTGTGAATACGTCAGGGTTGTAGGGGAAAATACCTGTCTCTTTAAATCCCTTGATAGCCTTTTCCGGGGTTGCCACTCTACTAAATGCTAAATTAAATAATTCAGCAATCTCACTAGGCGTGATTTTCTCCCCTGGATGGCTGGTCAAATATTTGGAACATTCAGAGTTGAATGCGGTCTTTAGAGGAAAGTAAAAGCTCACATCGAGTGGCTGAAGGAGATGTGATGAATGTGGAGGGATTGTCAGAACAGCAATACCGTTATCTCTACAAAAATTATATGCTTGTAACGTGCAGTGAGTGCTATGATTGTCCATGATTAAAAGAACTGGATCTTCTTTGGATGCTTTAACAAATGCTTGAAAATGTTGTAACCAAGTAAGAAATATGTCCTCTGTAATCCACCCATTTTTTGAGCATGTGTAAAGGGCACCTGGGGGACCGTTTCGTTGAAGATGGGACGCCATTCTTTGGCGTGCAAATATAAACATAGGAGGTATATAGGTTCCTGTAGCGTTGACGGCACACATCGCTGTGGTTGTTTTCCCCCTTTCCCAGCTTGTAACAAATCCAACACGCTTCTGACCTTTTTCTGCATATATTTTTGGTGGGCGTTGTACAGTAGTGACCCCAGTTTCATcgcaattataaattttattgggtgaaaatgcatatttttccatAAGTCTGgataaattgttaaaaaaaatggtaatttCATTGCGACTAAAAGCTGTAATTCTGTTAATGCTGGTTGCTTCTGGTTTCATTAACGTAATATTGTGACGAGATATGAAGCCCCTTTCCCAGTCTTTACCAGCCATTTTTCTTTCTTGATTAAAGGGGACTCGGATGTTGTTTGATTGTGCAAATCCAAAAGCACATCTTCGTACTTCCTGGGGAGTTATTCCATAAAAAACTTTTGCCAGCTTCTTAATTTGAACAGCAAGTGCATTTTCGGCTTCAACTGAAAAAACTGGCTTTCGGCCCAAGGAAGGTCCAGAAGGGGCAGTGCCATTTTTAAGTCGTTCGTGTAACGTAGATTTTggaattgaaaattttattgcaGCTTTTCTTAACGACATACCATTCTGTATAGCACGGAGTGCTCCTTGCAACTCCTCCTCTCTCCACGAAGCTTTTTCGGTGACTCTTTTATAATTCCGCGGCATCTGTAAATTAAAATAACAGTGTTTACTGTTTTGtatccaataataaatattatgaTGGAATCGCAGAAACTGGATATAAATACTATAGGTGTGTTTGTTGAGTTATTTTGATTGCCAATGTTTTGATCACGAATGGGATCTTCTTCAGGTCTACAAAGAATTAATATGTAAATGTCACATACATGTCATAAACTATATTAGATTTTGTTTTAATTGTAATGGgaaacaaaaactacaaaaatttataaaaaaatttgacaaataattataAATGTAGGTAATTATGAATTATTACCTATTAACTATATTTATATCCACTTTCCAATATTCCATCATAATAAAACAACAGCAGGTATTTGCATGTACCTATCTCCCAATACAATAAATAGTTCAAACCGGAGCTGGGGTAATGCCGGACACGGTGTCCGGCATTACCCCTAAACGACATATTTATGCATATGTTCGGTAGTAATTATTAGAGGAAGTAATGAATAAAACTACTTAAAGATACGTAAAATACACTGCGTAAGCTATGACTTTGCACGTAATCTCATCAATTTCTTATAATAGAAATGGTCAATACTCACCTTTAAAATCAGTTAATTCATATAATCACacactaaattttgtaatttttgtgaTAACTCTCTTTGCAAGCACGTGGCAGCGACTAAACTGAGAACTGAGATTCAGATGTCTAACGGTCAGCCTGTGATGAGCGCGAAATTCAATAATATGCCGATACGTGCACAAACAACGCAGTCCGGTATTACCCCGCTGTCCGGTATTACCCCACCTTACcctattgtttttaaacaatagagatgataaaataaaaatattgacagttcaaaaatgtgaacattatcgcattgtgtgtggcctaagtttgggctgaaaactgaaatgtattacatttttacaaaattttggaatatgtttaattacgtagaacaattttaacagttgttttcaatacagatttcaatcatctacaaatagtttctaatgtcttttgatgtcaaataattagggaagctggaattcaacagtttaaaactTTACGTTGAGTTAATGCataattgtgacgcatgtcaaaattctcaatgtattttaattgtattcattttttttcgaatcctgagaaaactaataaatatttttgaaaaatttaaactcagaatgaaagactacattattaccgagggctgaaagtccctgaaaagttctataatatttattttaataagttacagggctgaaaataaaaaaagtgtgatatttaatttcaaatatttcattcaatagaaactgcttgtttattctaaggggctttccgccctcggtaataatgtaatctttcatcctgcgtttaaatttttctaaaatacttattagttttttcatgaatcagttgtttgttgtttgtttattttattatttgtctgtcataatcaatataatgtcagatcaatcaaatacactgctcaacatgatcaaatcttactaagagtcgtatcagtttttttaggaaccggctgtacatctGATTGATTATTTACTGATTACTATTATTTTAGTTATCTGAGATTCAATtatcatattgaattcttttgctctaaTATTAAgtaatctgtggactaatctttgcagactatttTCATCTTGGTACATCAAAATTGCGTCGTTTGcttaacagagtatttttatttctttgtttcccattttatatcctcttcctttgctGGCGCTTTTGATGATATCATCCATGATTCGGTGACTCTATTCGGTTTactgaaaaacagaaaaaactaaaagaaattacTAGCATTAAGTTAAATAGTTCGTATTAAATATGTTAAATGGTTAAACTTCACCATAAATTGCGGATATTAGCAAATTTATCACAAATAGCACTTGTTCGGTAAAAGCCTCCCTTTTAAAAGCACATGTTAAAAAGCTCCATTATAACCAACTCGAAACATTAACGGTCTTTTTCACGGAGATCCTGTTCATTTCCACAATAAAACGTAAAATAACGCCGAAATTATAACGAGGACAAATTTCTCTCTCGTTCATCATTCTTAAAAGACAAGCAGAAGTGTTcaataaaattcaaaaagctaCTATAATTTTTCGGAAGTAAAATCTTAAGTACGCGAATAAAGTTTCATTTCGCCACTTAGAACTCTGATGTTATTTTCGGAAAGGCAAATTCCAGTGACGTGCGGAAAACTTATACAATATAATTAAGATATTCATTGTcgtatattataaatatttttactaataAAATGTTTGATATTGATCTTACGTGTCGATATTAAATTAGAATTTTTCGACTATGTGTCCTATTGCCATCCGTATCGGTTGCTATAATTTTGCTCTTGTTTAGTTAGTTTAATACTAACTTTCTGCCTATATATGCAGAGTTAGCCATATATTTGCCTATATATTTGCAGAGTTAGCCAAACTGCGGCCCGCGACCAACATGCGGTTCTTTGGAGGAATAAACCCGAGTTCCttttcatttttgtttgtgtcagaatgttttttaaattactgacaacaaatatgaaAGACTAAGTGCAAATTCCATTTATGTCCAAGTAAGACTAATTTTGCTATTAACCTTGAGTAAAAAGAAATGTTtcaatattaaacaaaaaaacttagaaggattacagtcgaacccgcttattataatccctgttataggaatatcccgctttaaggaatagaaatttgaggtcccgaaacctTTCCACTAGCCACCGataatcggttattagaatatcccggttataggaatacttttgcttgacACGAAGgatattccaataagcgggttcgacatTGATGGAATTCCAAAATAAATTTCAATACTTCAAACTTTCATTTGAAATTAACATAATTCGTGGTGAGttttctattttcaataaaattataTCCCAAAAAAATCTGGAGAATTAACATTACCAGCCCTTTCACCAAGGTACCATAGATGAAAACTCTAAAAATAATAAGAATCAAATGAGGGACGGACGATATATTAACAACAAACACCAAACGAAATGTATGAGCTATCATGGAGCTACCAACACTATGCACATAATATGTTACCTATTTTCAACTCAACAATGATTTCTATAAGCAAAATTTCGATTTAGCCACGGACTCATCCTTATCTCCATTATTCATGTTGATATTTTCATAAAACCAAGACAAGCAACTATTAGTAAGGTGGAAATTTGTAGAAGATGTGTTCTCCATTTGGCCTTATGAACCAGTCAGTAGCACTGAATAAATTGCCAACTGGCATCATTACTAAAGAagaattaattaaatttattatggAACAATAATACAATAAGTCATTTCCTTTTCTGAAAAAActgaaaacttttaaaattcaaaAAAGGAATTATCAACTCATTATATTATAGAACCCAAAACAACAGCTCCAATGAAAAGGCATTTCAGGAAGAAAAAAACCTGCTAACAAGGGGTACCAAAAAATGAGTACCCattgtcatttataaacaagGAATTCCACAAGATAGAAGAAAGACAACAACTCAGCACCCAAAACAGTCCAGTAACACCCACCAGAAGGGATTTTCAAGGATGCCAATAGTACTATATGTAAAGAGCTTAGCAGGaaaattaaaaaggataggaAACAAGTACAACATCGCAAATACATTTACAACAACCAATACATTCACATCTATCGTGCCCAAAACCAAATAACAATACACAAGAAATGTCAAAGAAAGAATCTTTAAAATACCCTGTGAATTCACCAATTTCTATGTGGGAGAAAAATAAGAGCTTCAAGCGTCAGGATAAACGAGTatgaaacatacatcaaaaaCAGGGATTTCTACAAATGACAGATATGCAAACATACGTGGGATAATGAACACAGAGTAAAGTGAAAATATGCATAAATAATCCTGAAGAAAACAGacatgaaaaatataaaaattaaagaaacaGCCCTTATcctactaaataaaaaaacaggtataGCAAACCTACCAGCGGGATACGCTTGGCTTTGGgtgccaaaaataaaaaaggagTGCGCAATAATAATATACCAACAAGAGCAGATGAGAAAATGTGAAACGCACGTCTTCAATTATACACAATGCATACGCAACGCACAATACACAAACATATCACGAATACAAAAACACAAAATTATCAGAATTTGACATACCATAGGGCATAAAACATCCTGCTTCATATCTCTTTAACCAAAGCATGGCCAAGTTTTTCATGGCCCATTTTCAACACCATGGCTAAGTATTTCAACTTCAATTTTGAAAAAGACATAATCTCAGTCAGACCTCCTCGATACCTTGGCGGTTATACACTATTTCTAACACAATTTCTtttaataatcttttttgaaaacaaCTTCCTTAGTGGAAATCCAAATGTTAAATATTTATGGgatataaatatttatagttaaaaatataattttcattacaatctaACTGTGGTTAATtccatataaatataatatttaacttGAGATCACATATCCCAAGAACACACTTTTAGGACGTTACGGTGatttactttaaataaaaaaagaatgtgtgtgtactttgtacgcacgtaagaagttatacttctattatatgatttcttaaaaataaatatactttaaacagtttgttttaatttttttttaaacaccaaactaattttgtgtttacagctttcaaaaaaataaaaataagtataggattgcactggattcgaactcaagacctctcgatctctggccgaatgctatacctaACACGCTACgacgactgtgtctgtatcggttcggacgtacctaatgacaattcacggtaacaaacagacaaggtgtgatggataataaatatacaataaaatgttttaataatactcatcttactcctgaggaaggcAAAACCAAAgtcacaaaaattataataaatatatttactaaaaacactaatatattcttttcacaccttttcttgcactgatatatttatacataactagaaagatttagcaattaaacgtcatactgtctgtgtgcgcatgcgcgcagtattatgaaatgttactctcaatcgcgcctaaagaagtataacttcaaaaaagttaCGGGCTACAAACATCTTATTTTTCACCCTCGCTCACTACTTTGttcaacatattttgtaattctcGTACAATTGCGGATATTAATACTGCATCCTGCATCGTCGGCATATCGTTGACTTGAATAACTTCTTGTGCAATAACAAACCCAGAGGACGTGCAAATATCTCCTCTGAGTCAGGTTGAATAATAATGGCGAGAATATACAACCATGTCTAA
This genomic window from Diabrotica virgifera virgifera chromosome 1, PGI_DIABVI_V3a contains:
- the LOC126886458 gene encoding tigger transposable element-derived protein 4-like, with product MPRNYKRVTEKASWREEELQGALRAIQNGMSLRKAAIKFSIPKSTLHERLKNGTAPSGPSLGRKPVFSVEAENALAVQIKKLAKVFYGITPQEVRRCAFGFAQSNNIRVPFNQERKMAGKDWERGFISRHNITLMKPEATSINRITAFSRNEITIFFNNLSRLMEKYAFSPNKIYNCDETGVTTVQRPPKIYAEKGQKRVGFVTSWERGKTTTAMCAVNATGTYIPPMFIFARQRMASHLQRNGPPGALYTCSKNGWITEDIFLTWLQHFQAFVKASKEDPVLLIMDNHSTHCTLQAYNFCRDNGIAVLTIPPHSSHLLQPLDVSFYFPLKTAFNSECSKYLTSHPGEKITPSEIAELFNLAFSRVATPEKAIKGFKETGIFPYNPDVFTDEDFAPAETLQSTVSDALQEPTQAEKLLKTNETTPEKNSSVNEAELKNVSFAEIIPLPSCSHENVVKRQNKANKQHSIVFTSTPLKEELEKKEEKKNKKTTIKSDKAKRNVFMTQEGSTLRQKSKRTKIALNYKICEEGESEIEDDDDVRDKNITEDICILCGEFGKNSELWLRCVYCGHWAHKACSNSPKDKKFICDFCL